Part of the Anaerolineales bacterium genome is shown below.
AAGCGCTCGGGCTATGACGGTCTGCTTCCTGCCGGCATGGTGCTGACCGGAGGCACCAGCCTGTTGAAGGGGATCCGCGAGGCGGCGGGTGAAGTGCTCGGGCTGCCGGTCCGCTGCGCCCAGCCGGCCGAATTGCGGGGCCTGGTCGATCAACTGCGCTCACCGACGTATGCGACCGGGATCGGCCTGCTGCATTGGGCGCGGCTGCAGCAAGAGCAGCTGGCGCTGAATGGGAAAGGCTTCGGGAGATTCACCCTGCCCAGTTTTGACCTGAACCGGGCGGCGGAGTTCTTCAGACGACTGCTGCCGGGTTAGTCCCGGCGCGCCCGGGCCGGGTCGAAGGCCCGTGGCGCACGAACCTGAGGAGGAGGCAAGCCATGCAACCAGCACCGCAGACGGAATCATTTGCTCGGATCAAGGTCATCGGGGTCGGGGGGGGCGGAAACAACGCCGTCAACCGGATGATCCAGGAGGGCCTGGCCGGCATCGAGTTCGTGGCCATCAATACCGACGCCCAGGCGCTGCTGCTCTCCAACGCTCCCACGCGGGTGCGTATCGGGGACAAGCTGACGCGCGGCCTTGGTGCCGGGGGCATTCCCGAGGTCGGGCAGAAGGCGGCCGAGGAGTCGGCGGAGGACCTGTACGAGGTTCTCAAGGGCACCGACATGGCCTTCATCACCGCCGGCATAGGCGGTGGCACCGGCACCGGCGCCGCGCCGATCATCGCCCAGATCGCCAAGGAAGTGGGGGCGCTGACGATCGGCGTGGTCACCCGGCCCTTCACCTTCGAAGGCGCGAAGCGGGCGCAGTCGGCCGAGAACGGGATCGGCAAACTCAAAGAGCATGTCGACACCCTGATCGTGATCCCTAACGACCGCCTGCTGCAGCTCGCCGACAAGCGCGCCAGCCTGCAGGAGGCGTTCCGCATGGCCGACGATGTGCTGCGCCAGGGGATCCAGGGGATCAGCGAGCTGATCACCGTGCCCGGTCTGATCAACCTAGATTTCGCCGATGTCCGGACGATCATGGCCGAGGGCGGGGCCGCCCTGATGGCCGTCGGATCGGCCTCCGGCGAGGACCGTGCCCGGATCGCCGCCGAGCAGGCCATCTCGAGCCAGCTGCTGGACATCCGGATTGACGGCGCCCGCGGGATCC
Proteins encoded:
- the ftsZ gene encoding cell division protein FtsZ, coding for MQPAPQTESFARIKVIGVGGGGNNAVNRMIQEGLAGIEFVAINTDAQALLLSNAPTRVRIGDKLTRGLGAGGIPEVGQKAAEESAEDLYEVLKGTDMAFITAGIGGGTGTGAAPIIAQIAKEVGALTIGVVTRPFTFEGAKRAQSAENGIGKLKEHVDTLIVIPNDRLLQLADKRASLQEAFRMADDVLRQGIQGISELITVPGLINLDFADVRTIMAEGGAALMAVGSASGEDRARIAAEQAISSQLLDIRIDGARGILFNVTGGPNLSLFEVNQAAAIIKETAHPDVNLIFGAVIDPNIGDELRVTVIATGFERAGATARLDRRSRTRTEAKAAQAAAHTGQEVSIEDFQPASFDVNNLDIPAFLRRR